The Polynucleobacter sp. MWH-UH35A genomic interval AGAGATCTTCGCAAAATTAAAGGCTCCGAAGAGCCCTTAATTTATGCAGACTTGGTAGTCCGTGTCGCAGTTTTCTTCGTGTTCTGATGTTCGCGAATGAACGTTTTAATTTTTGGATAGACCTTCTCACGCCAACGTCGACCCGAAAAGATGCCGTAGTGACCAGCACCAGCAACCTCATAATGGTCTTTATTTTCTTTTGGAATTCCAGCGCATAAAGCATGGGCTGAACGTGTTTGACCACTTCCAGAGATATCATCCAGCTCACCTTCAACAGTCAGAAGCGCAGTCTTTTTAATATCCTGTGGTTTAACGAGCTCCCCGGCAACTTTCCAGGTGCCATTCGGTAATGCGTAGTCTTGGAATACAGTTTTAATAGTATCCAAGTAGAACTTAGAGTCCAGATCCAGAACGGCGTTGTACTCATCATAGAAGCGAATATGTGCTTCAGCATCTTGCTCGTCACCGCGCACTAGATTCTGGAAATAATCCCAGTGAGATTGCAAATGGTTCTGCGGGTTCATTGCAATGAACCCAGTGTGTTGCAAGAAGCCTGGATAAACTTTGCGACCAGCGCCAGGGTAAGTAGGCGGTACGCTATAAATTACATGACTCTCAAACCACTCATAAGACTTTTGGTCGGCTAAGTTATTAACTGCAGTTGGAGATTTACGTGCATCAATTGGGCCGCCCATCATGATCATGGATGCTGGAGTTGCTTCGCCTGCTGATGCCATCAATGAGATTGCGCCCAATGTCGGAACGGTAGGTTGGCAAACAGAGATCACGTGTAAGTCTTTTGCACCAATGGTGCGAATGAACTCTTGAACATAGTGTACATAGTCATCAAGACCAAACTCGCCATCTTCTAATGGCACCAAACGTGCATCAATCCAGTCGGTGATGTAGACCTTATGGTCCTGTAAGAGTGTGCGTACAGTGTCGCGCAATAAGGTTGAGTGGTGTCCAGATAATGGAGCAACAATTAATACGACCGGATCTTCCTTCAGTTTCTTGATGACTTCAACATCATCAGAGAAGCGCTTGAAGCGCACCAAATTGCAAAATGGTTTTGCAAGCGTAGTTCTTTCGTGAATAGCCACTTCTTTTCCATGTGCTATCACTGAACGAATGCCAAATTCTGGCTTCTTGTAGTTTTTACCTAAGCGATAGAGGAGCTCATAGCTGGCGGCTAATCTATCTGATCCCGGAACCTTGGAGGCAGGGTTCGCTGCATTAATAAAAGCTTCAGAAGCGGCTCGTGCCCATGAACTAACTGGTTGAAGTAAGGCTTTTTGAAATTCGTGTAACTGATATAGCATGGTACCTCCGGTAATTCAGTGTATACGCCTATTGCACTTGCTTAAGACAATACGCGGGCGATTGCTTTTGCTACTTTATCAATATTTTTAGTATTGAGTGCTGCGACACAAATGCGTCCAGTAGAGAGTGCATAAATGCCATCTTCTTTCTGTAAGCGCTCTACTTGCTCAGCTGTTAAACCTGAGTAAGAAAACATGCCACGCTGCTTTTCGATAAAAGTAAAATCTTGCTTCACACCAGCAGCAGCGAGTTTTTCCACGAGACCATGACGCATGGCTTTAATGCGATCACGCATTTCTGCCAACTCATCTTCCCAGAGCTGACGTAATTCTGGTGAATTCAAAACCGCAGCGGCAATCGCAGCGCCATGGGTTGGAGGGTTGGAGTAGTTTGTGCGAATCACACGCTTCAATTGAGAAAGCACGCGAGTGGATTCATCTTTACTTTGCGTCACGATTGACAGGGCGCCAACACGCTCACCATAGAGTGAAAAAGACTTGGAGAAAGAGCTAGATACAAAGAAAGACATGCCTGATTCAGCGAAGAGACGCACTGCAATACCATCTTGCTCAATCCCAGCGGCAAAGCCTTGGTAAGCCATATCCAAGAAAGGGATGAGGCCTTTATTCTTGCAGATATCGATGACTTGACGCCATTGTGCTTCAGTAATGTCGGCACCAGTTGGGTTATGGCAGCAAGCGTGTAGCAACACAGTAGTGTTCTTTGGGAAGGACTCTAAAGACTTCACCATGCCATCAAAATCAACGCCGCGAGTTTTGCCGTCAAAGTAGGTGTACTCAACCACTTCAAAACCAGCAGATTCAAAAATACCGCGGTGGTTTTCCCAGGTTGGATTGCTGATTGCGCATGGCGCATTTAAGTTGAGACGTTTAATGAAGTCAGCGCCAACCCGCAAAGCGCCTGTACCGCCAAGACATTCAGCAGTAACAACGCGACCATCTTTAATGAGTGCAGAGTCAGCCCCAAACAATAAATTTTGCACTGCACTGTTGTAAGGGTTTGGACCTTCGATTGGAATGTAGCTGCGTGGTGAGTGCTTCGCAACAATTGCCTCTTCAGCCTTAATCACTGCTTTTAAGAGAGGAACCTTGCCATCGTCGGTGTAGTACACGCCAACACCCAAATTCACTTTGTCAGCACGTTGGTCTGCAACATAGGCTTCGGTGAGGCCAAAAATAGGATCTTTAGGGGCTAATTGAACTGAGGCAAACAGGGTCATTTGTGCTTGAAATTGAAGGTTATAGGGTGGTTTTGTTCTTAATTGACGTTAAATTCAGTTTAATTGTCGGTTTTTGAGGCCAGAATCAACTATTTCCTAAGAAAAACGGCAAAATCAATGTTTGTACAAAATTCGCTGTGAAGAAATCTCACAGGTGAAATGATAGCCGAGATGCCCCCTAAGTTACCGAAAACTGGATCAAAAACCGAAGTAAAAGTGGTCGATAAAAGCCCTGTGGCCGATCCCTTGGGGGATGCTGGTCACGACCTGGACCCAGCCAAATTTGTTACCTTCCCGGACTCCCCTTATCAGCTGTACCAGCCGTTTCCGCCTGCTGGGGACCAACCTCAGGCAATTGATGCCCTGGTGGAGGGTATTGAGGACGGATTGACCTTCCAGACGCTTTTAGGAGTTACGGGATCCGGAAAGACCTTCACGATGGCGAATGTCATCGCCAGAACGGGTCGCCCAGCCATCATTTTTGCCCCTAATAAGACCTTGGCGGCTCAGCTTTATAGCGAATTTAGGGAGTTTTTTCCAAAAAACGCCGTGGAGTACTTTGTTAGTTACTACGACTATTACCAACCTGAGGCTTATGTTCCTCAGCGCGATCTTTTTATTGAAAAAGATTCCTCGATTAATGAGCACATCGAGCAAATGCGTTTGTCAGCCACTAAGAGTCTTTTAGAGCGTCGTGACGTCATTATTGTTGCAACGGTCTCTGCAATTTACGGCATCGGTAACCCTGGCGACTATCACAGCATGGTGATGACATTACGTCCTGGGGACAAGATGAGTCAGCGCGATATTTTGACGCGACTGATCGCTATGCAATATGACCGTAACGAAATGGATTTCAAACGCGGCGTATTTAGAGTGCGCGGCGACACCATTGATATTTTCCCTGCTGAACATAATGAGCTGGCAGTACGCGTTGAGTTATTTGATGATGTCATTGAAAGCTTGCAATTCTTCGATCCGCTAACCGGGAAAATTCGTCAAAAGATTCCACGTTTTACCGTCTATCCAAGTTCGCACTACGTTACACCGCGCGACACTGTTCTTAAAGCAATTGAAACCATCAAAACAGAATTGCGTACTCGCTTAGACGAGTTTGTTAAAGACGGCAAGCTAGTCGAAGCGCAGCGCCTTGAACAGCGCACCCGTTTTGATCTGGAAATGCTGAATGAATTAGGTTTTTGCAAAGGGATCGAGAACTACTCGCGCCATCTCTCTGGTGCCGCACCTGGCGAAGCACCCCCTACGCTAGTGGACTATTTGCCCAATGATGCCTTGATGTTCCTTGATGAAAGCCACGTCTTAATTGGGCAGCTCAATGCAATGTACAACGGCGATAAATCCCGCAAACATACCTTAGTGGAATTCGGTTTCCGTTTGCCTTCTGCGATGGATAACCGTCCATTGAAGTTTGCTGAGTTCGAAACCAAGATGCGTCAAACCATTTTTGTTTCCGCAACGCCTGCTGATTACGAGAACGCTCATCAAGGTCAGGTTATTGAACAAGTAGCTAGACCAACAGGGTTAGTCGATCCAGAAATTGAAGTCTTGCCTGCAAGCACACAGGTTGATGATTTGCTCGATCAAATTCATGCGCGCGTCAAAGTAGGTGAGCGCGTATTGGTAACTGTGCTAACTAAACGCATGGCTGAGCAATTAACGGACTACCTTTCGGATAATGGCGTCAAAGTGCGTTATGTACATTCTGATATCGATACGGTAGAACGTGTAGAAATTTTGCGCGACTTACGTTTAGGTGTCTTTGATGTATTGGTTGGTATTAATTTGTTACGCGAAGGTTTAGATATCCCCGAGGTTTCGTTGGTTGCCATTTTGGATGCTGATAAGGAGGGCTTCTTGCGCTCTGAGCGCAGCTTGATTCAGACGATTGGCCGAGCTGCTCGAAACGTCCGAGGAAAAGCGATTCTGTACGCCGATAAGATCACGGATTCCATGCGCAGAGCAATGGGGGAGACGGAAAGGCGTCGTGCCAAACAAATCGCCTTTAATAAGCAACATGGTATTGAGCCTAAAGGGGTTCAAAAGCGCATCAAGGACATTATTGATGGTGTCTATGACGTCAAAGAGAAGCGTCAGGAGATGCAGGTTGAGCAAGAGCGTGCTCGCTATGAGGATATGGGTGAGAAGGACCTGGCCGCAGAAATTAAGCGTCTTGAGAAGCAAATGAACGCTGAAGCGAAGAATCTGGAGTTTGAAAAGGCTGCCAGCACCCGAGATAGGCTTACTAAGGTCAAAGAAATGGCCTTTGGGGCAAGGTCCAGAGACTCGGTTTAAGTATTCATCCACTATTTCCTGGTTTATGAGAGGGATTTTTGGGATAATTCCCGAGCAGATTGCTGGGGAATATGTTAAAGTTGAGTGGAATGGTCGGGTATTACCCGCCCGACTGTTAGCTGTCCATAACAATCCATTACCAAGGTGACATATGAGACTTACAACCAAAGGTCGTTTTGCAGTAACCGCAATGATTGATTTGGCCCTGCGCGAGACGCATGGCCCCGTAACTTTGGCCGGAATTAGCCAAAGACAAAAGATTTCACTTTCTTACCTCGAGCAGCTGTTCGGTAAATTGCGGCGCTTCAATATTGTGGAGAGTACTCGTGGCCCTGGCGGCGGTTACGCCTTAGCGCGACCATCCTCCGAAGTAAGCGTTGCCGACATCATTGTTGCTGTTGACGAGCCTCTTGATGCAACCCAATGCGGCGGCAAAGGAAACTGTCATACCGATGAAGAGAATCATGGCCGTTGTATGACTCATGATCTCTGGAGCAATCTCAATTCCAAAATGGTTGAGTATCTCAGCTCAGTAAGCTTAAAAGATTTGGTTCAACAGCAAGAAGGACGAGGCATTGTCATTCAAGATATGCGTCCGAAAAAAATCAAAGTTGAATCTGCTAAAGCAGATAAGCCTGCACCTGTGCTTGCGGCAAAAAAAGAAATCGCCCCTAAGACCCCCTTGGTGAATTCCGTATTCAACTTGGCGCGACAAAGCTAATAACAGTAACAATAACTAGTAAATAAACCATGAACGCACCACAAGATCTTCCGCAACAACCGGTACCGATGTTTAGTCCTAAACACTTCCCTGTGTATATGGACTATTCCGCCACGACGCCGATTGATCCTCGTGTGGTTGACAAAATGTTGCCCTACTTGCGTGAGCAGTTTGGTAACGCTGCCTCACGCAGTCATGCTTATGGCTGGGCTGCTGAAGAAGCGGTTGAGTGGGCGCGTTCAGAGGTTGCTCAGTTGGTGCACGCTGATCCAAGAGAGATCGTCTTCACCAGCGGCGCTACTGAAAGTATTAATTTGGCACTAAAAGGTGCTGCGCATTTCTACAAAGATCGCGGCAACCATATTATTACTGTCAAGACTGAGCATAAGGCCACTTTAGATACCTGTCGTGAATTAGAGCGAGAGGGTTATGAAGTCACTTACTTGGATGTATTGCCCAATGGCTTAATTGATTTTGCGCAGCTCGAAGCGGCAATGAAGCCTGGCACAATTTTGGCATCAGTAATGTATGTTAATAATGAAATTGGAGTTGTACAAGATATTCCTGTGATTGGCGATCTATGTCGGTCGCGCGGTGTGATCTTTCATGTGGATGCAGCACAAGCAACGGGCAAGGTTGAAATTGATTTAGAAAAGATCAAAGTAGATCTGATGAGTTTTTCTGCTCATAAAACCTATGGTCCAAAAGGTATCGGCGCTTTGTTTGTGCGTCGTAAGCCACGTATTCGTATTGAGGCGCAGATTCATGGCGGTGGGCATGAGCGCGGTATGCGTTCTGGTACCTTAGCGGTTCACCAAATCGTTGGTATGGGCGAGGCTTTCCGTATTGCTCGTATTGATATGGCAGAAGAGAACAAGCGAATCCGTGCATTGCGTGATCGCTTATTAAATGGCTTGAAAGACATTGAAGAGGTTTATGTCAATGGCGACATGGACCATCGTGTTCCCCATAACCTGAACATCAGCTTTAACTATGTTGAAGGCGAATCTATGTTGATGGCCTTGAAAGATTTGGCTATCTCATCTGGCTCAGCATGCACTTCAGCTTCCTTAGAGCCGTCTTATGTATTACGTGCCTTAGGCCGTAACGACGAGTTGGCCCACAGCTCGATTCGTTTCACATTAGGACGTTTCACAACGGAAGAAGAAGTGGATTTCACGATTAAGTTGGTGAAAGATAAGATTGCCAAATTGCGAGAGTTATCCCCGCTGTGGGAAATGTACAAGGATGGAATCGATCTCAGCACGATTCAGTGGGCAGCACACTAAAAAGAATATAGAAAAAATATAGAAATAAAGAGGACATAGCATGGCATATAGCGAAAAGGTCATTGACCATTATGAAAATCCCCGTAACGTTGGCTCTTTTGAAAAGGGTGATGACAGCGTAGGTACCGGCATGGTTGGCGCGCCAGCTTGCGGCGACGTGATGAAGTTACAGATTCGCGTGAACGATCAAGGCGTGATTGAAGACGCTAAGTTCAAGACTTATGGCTGTGGCTCTGCGATCGCCTCATCCTCATTGGTAACCGAGTGGGTTAAGGGTAAAACCTTGGATCAAGCGCTTGAGATTAAGAACTCACTGATTGCTGAAGAGCTAGCTTTGCCACCAGTAAAAATTCACTGCTCTATCTTGGCAGAAGATGCTATTAAGGCAGCTGTTGCCGACTACAAAGAGAAGCATCCAGCTAAATAAAGCAGACGAAGTAAATAAGAAGAATCAAAACTATGGCAATTACCCTTACTGAAAAAGCGGCGAAACACGTTAACCGCAATCTAGAAAAGCGCGGCAAGGGTTGTGGTTTGCGCTTGGGCGTTCGCACTACCGGTTGCTCTGGTTTGGCGTATCAGTTGGAGTACGTAGATGAGCCTGCGGCTGAGGATCAAGTATTTGAGTCCAATGGTGTCAAGGTGTTTGTAGATCCAAAGAGCTTGGCTTACTTAGATGGTACCGAGCTAGACTTTGTGCGTGAGGGTTTGAACGAGGGGTTTAAGTTTCAAAATCCAAACGTAAAAGATGAGTGTGGTTGTGGCGAATCCTTCCGCGTCTGACGATTACTTCCGTTTCTTTGGACTAAATCAGCAATTCAAAATCGATTTGCCTGCTCTAGATCAGGCATACCTAGCGATTCAGAAGGAAGTGCATCCCGATCGCCACGCTCGCGGTAGCGATGTAGACCAACGCTTAGCGATGCAAATGGCTACCTTGGCTAACACTGCGTTCCAGACGCTCAAGAACCCTATTCAACGTGGCTTATATTTATGTAAGCTTCATGGTGTTGACGCTAATTTGGAAACCAATACCGCCATGCCTGCTGCTTTTCTCATGAAGCAAATGGAGTGGCGTGAGAGTTTGGATGAGCAGGCAGAGGATTTACCCGCTCTAGAGTCTTTAATGACTGAGGTTGAGCGGTCCAAAGAAGACGCCCTTACTGAAATTGCTCAAGCTATCGATGGCGCCAAAAATTATGAGCGTGCTGCAGAATTATTGCGCGGCTTGCTGTTTATCGATAAGTTTGCGATTGAGCTTGATGACACTATTGCGGCTCTAATCTAGTTCATATCCAAGCTAAACTCTATTTCTTATGGCCTTATTACAAATCTCTGAACCCGGTAAATCGCTAGCACCTCATCAGCGCCGCATTGCCGTGGGCATTGATTTGGGTACGACTAATTCTTTGGTGGCTATAGTGCGTGATGCGTTGCCTAAAGTGCTTGCTGATGCACAAGGGCGCGAACTACTTCCTTCTGTCATTCGTTATTTGCCTAATGGCAGAACTCAGGCTGGCTTTGAGGCTCTTGAGAGCCTAGTGCTTGACCCAAAAAATACAATTGTTTCGGTCAAACGCTTCATGGGTCGAGGGTTAGCTGACGTCCAGCATATTGAAAATACTCCTTATGACTTTGTTGATCAACCGGGCATGCTTAAGCTGAGAACAGTTGCTGGTGATAGGAGCCCGATTGAAGTTTCTGCAGAAATATTAGCGCGCTTACGTCAATTGGCAGAGGACTCAGTCTCTGATGAAATCGTTGGGGCAGTAATTACAGTTCCTGCTTACTTTGATGATGCACAGCGCCAGGCAACAAAAGATGCTGCGAAATTAGCGGGTGTTGAGGTGCTTCGTTTGTTAAATGAGCCTACTGCGGCTGCAATTGCTTATGGACTCGATAATGCCTCTGAAGGTGTGTATGCAGTTTATGACCTGGGTGGCGGAACCTTTGATATCTCCATACTGCGTATGAGTCGCGGAGTTTTTGAGGTGCTCTCTACTGGCGGTGATTCTGCCTTAGGGGGTGATGACTTTGATCATCGTTTGTATTGTTGGGTGATTGAGCAGGCAAAACTTCCGCCGCTATCGATTCATGACCACCGCACACTCTTGCAGGCCTGTAAGCATGCCAAAGAACAATTGAGTCACAACCCTCTGGCTCGTGTACATGAGACGCTTGCCGATGGCACGGTAGTCAATGTCGGCATTAGTCAGGCGCAATTCTTCGAGATTACGCAGAACTTAGTTGCTAAAACCCTAAGCGCTTGTAAAAAAGCCCTGCGTGATGCGGGATTAAAGGCGGAAGATGTTAAGGGTGTTGTCATGGTGGGTGGTTCAACCCGTATGCCAAATGTGCAACGCGCTGTAGGTGAGTTATTTAGTACCCAGCCTTTAAATAATTTAAATCCTGATCAAGTGGTTGCGCTCGGTGCAGCAATGCAGGCTGACTTATTGGCAGGCAATCAAAGCAAGGATGATGAATGGTTGCTCTTGGACGTCATTCCACTATCTCTTGGTATTGAAACGATGGGTGGTTTGGTGGAAAAGATTATTCCCCGTAATACGCCAATTCCGGTTGCAAGAGCGCAGGATTTCACCACTTTTAAAGATGGGCAGACTGCTTTGGCGATTCAAGTGGTGCAGGGTGAGCGTGAGTTAGCGCAAGATTGTCGTTCACTGGGAAGATTTGAATTGCGCGGCATACCTGCCATGGCTGCAGGTGCTGCCCGTATTCGGGTGACTTTTCAGGTAGATGCCGATGGCTTGCTTTCAGTAAGCGCTACTGAGCAAGGTTCTGGTGTCAAGGCATCGATTGATATCAAACCTTCATATGGTCTTACAGACGCTGAAATTACACGTATGCTGCAAGATGGTTTTACATCAGCCAAAGAGGATTTGCTATCTAGATCTTTGCGTGAAGAACAAGTAAATGCACAGCGCTTGCTCGATGCAGTACAAACAGCCCTCGATAGCGATCGTAATCTGCTCAATGCGGATGAGCAAGTAGCCATTGATCGCGAGATGGCGGCTTTGCAAAAGATTTTGAACGAAGAGACAGATAGCTCAGTTGTTCGTAAGGCAGTGGATCATGCTGCAAAAGCGACTGATGACTTTGCTCAAAAACGTATGAATGCGAGCATTCAGAAGGCTTTATCTGGCAAGAATGTTGCTGAGATTTAAGAAAAAAAGACCTGAAACGAATTCAAATTAAATACCAATAGAACAGAATCATGACTCAAATCGTCGTACTACCGCATAGTGAGTATTGCCCTGAAGGTGCAGTTGTAGAGGTTGCTCCGGGTACTTCGATTTGTGAGGCTTTGTTGGAGAATGACATTCCGATTGAGCATGCTTGTGATATGGTCTGCGCCTGCACCACCTGCCACGTCATTGTGAAAGAGGGATATCAAAGCCTTAATCCCCCTGATGAGAATGAGGAAGATATGCTGGATCGTGCTTGGGGTTTAAATCCTCAATCTCGTTTATCTTGCCAGGCCATTGTGGCCAAGCAAGATTTAGTGATTGAAATCCCTAAATATTCAATCAATCACGCCAAAGAAAACCATTAATGCACCAATTTAGGGCTTTTAGCTCTAAATTCATGCAATTCATTAATTTCTGGAGTAAGCTCGGCTTTAATATGAATCCATAGTTTCATTTTTTAGGTAGCACCTCCAAAAATCTTTTAAGCCATCCTTCGGGGTGGCTTTTTCTTTGTGCCCATGGAGTAAAAGTGCTTACTGGGCTACCGCCTCGCGAATCATGCCTGCAGCCACCGTATGGTTTGTTGCTTCATCAATCAAGATAAAGGCACCAGTTCGTTGGGATTGATCAAAAAGATCAGCACCAATCGGCTTTTGCAAGATTAAATCTACGCGCCCAATTTCATTGGCTGACAGTGCGTGTACGTCGCTTGCATGAGATAGGGTCTGCACATCCAGGACTTGTTGAATGCCCTTCACTTTTGCCCCAACAGTATTAGTGGTATGGCGCAAAGCATATTTGCGGCTCAACGAGAGTGGTTCGCTATTTAACCAGCATAAGTCCGCAGAAAGTTGTTTCGTTAAGACTGGCGGTTTTGAGTCATCGGCACCAATAAATAAAGAACCGCGCGATACGTCAATATCCTCAGACAGTTGAATTGCTACTGCTTGACCAGCCCCTGCTGAATCTACCGCATTATTGCCATTGCTTTGCTGGTTACTCGAGCGGTTACCTAGATAAATTTCTGCAACTGTCGCTTCAGATCCGCTTGGTAATACCTTGATCTTTTGCCCTTTGTGAATACTGCCAGACTCGATTTCTCCCAGGTAGCCACGGAAATCATCAGAAGCACTACCATCTTGGCGGGCTACATATTGCACTGGAAAGCGTAGTGCTAGTTTTTCAGATTCAGGGCTAGTGTCTAGACTCTCAAGCCACTCTAAAAGGGTGGGGCCTTTATACCAAGGTGTATTGTTGCTCGCAGTAACAACGTTGGCACCTAGCAGTGCAGAAATCGGAATTAAGGTTGGCTTAGGCAACCCAATTTTTTGAGTCAGATCTTCAATCGCAATTTTGATGGTATTAAATACTGTCTCATCAAATTCGTATAAGTCCATCTTATTGACAGCAAACACGACATGACGAAGGCCTAATAAATGAACAATCGCCGCATGACGTTTAGTCTGTGCCAATAAAGTAGCTGGAGTGGTGTTGAGGTCAACGCGTGTTGCATCAACCAAAATGACTGCAACATCAGATTGAGATGCGCCAGTCACTAAGTTGCGAGTGTATTGCTCGTGGCCTGGAGCATCAGCAACAATAAATTTACGTTTTGGGGTGGAGAAGTAGCGATAAGCTACATCAATAGTGATGCCTTGCTCACGCTCAGCCTCTAAGCCATCAGTAAGGAGGGCTAAATCAACGCCTGCATCAGAGGAGGTAACGCGAGCATGTTTGGTTTTGGAGAGAGATTCTAATTGGTCCACCAAAATAGATTTGGTGTCATAGAGCAAGCGCCCAATCAAGGTGCTTTTGCCATCATCTACACTACCAGCGGTTATGAAGCGAACG includes:
- the hscA gene encoding Fe-S protein assembly chaperone HscA; translation: MALLQISEPGKSLAPHQRRIAVGIDLGTTNSLVAIVRDALPKVLADAQGRELLPSVIRYLPNGRTQAGFEALESLVLDPKNTIVSVKRFMGRGLADVQHIENTPYDFVDQPGMLKLRTVAGDRSPIEVSAEILARLRQLAEDSVSDEIVGAVITVPAYFDDAQRQATKDAAKLAGVEVLRLLNEPTAAAIAYGLDNASEGVYAVYDLGGGTFDISILRMSRGVFEVLSTGGDSALGGDDFDHRLYCWVIEQAKLPPLSIHDHRTLLQACKHAKEQLSHNPLARVHETLADGTVVNVGISQAQFFEITQNLVAKTLSACKKALRDAGLKAEDVKGVVMVGGSTRMPNVQRAVGELFSTQPLNNLNPDQVVALGAAMQADLLAGNQSKDDEWLLLDVIPLSLGIETMGGLVEKIIPRNTPIPVARAQDFTTFKDGQTALAIQVVQGERELAQDCRSLGRFELRGIPAMAAGAARIRVTFQVDADGLLSVSATEQGSGVKASIDIKPSYGLTDAEITRMLQDGFTSAKEDLLSRSLREEQVNAQRLLDAVQTALDSDRNLLNADEQVAIDREMAALQKILNEETDSSVVRKAVDHAAKATDDFAQKRMNASIQKALSGKNVAEI
- a CDS encoding amino acid aminotransferase, whose product is MTLFASVQLAPKDPIFGLTEAYVADQRADKVNLGVGVYYTDDGKVPLLKAVIKAEEAIVAKHSPRSYIPIEGPNPYNSAVQNLLFGADSALIKDGRVVTAECLGGTGALRVGADFIKRLNLNAPCAISNPTWENHRGIFESAGFEVVEYTYFDGKTRGVDFDGMVKSLESFPKNTTVLLHACCHNPTGADITEAQWRQVIDICKNKGLIPFLDMAYQGFAAGIEQDGIAVRLFAESGMSFFVSSSFSKSFSLYGERVGALSIVTQSKDESTRVLSQLKRVIRTNYSNPPTHGAAIAAAVLNSPELRQLWEDELAEMRDRIKAMRHGLVEKLAAAGVKQDFTFIEKQRGMFSYSGLTAEQVERLQKEDGIYALSTGRICVAALNTKNIDKVAKAIARVLS
- the iscU gene encoding Fe-S cluster assembly scaffold IscU, with the protein product MAYSEKVIDHYENPRNVGSFEKGDDSVGTGMVGAPACGDVMKLQIRVNDQGVIEDAKFKTYGCGSAIASSSLVTEWVKGKTLDQALEIKNSLIAEELALPPVKIHCSILAEDAIKAAVADYKEKHPAK
- the uvrB gene encoding excinuclease ABC subunit UvrB gives rise to the protein MPPKLPKTGSKTEVKVVDKSPVADPLGDAGHDLDPAKFVTFPDSPYQLYQPFPPAGDQPQAIDALVEGIEDGLTFQTLLGVTGSGKTFTMANVIARTGRPAIIFAPNKTLAAQLYSEFREFFPKNAVEYFVSYYDYYQPEAYVPQRDLFIEKDSSINEHIEQMRLSATKSLLERRDVIIVATVSAIYGIGNPGDYHSMVMTLRPGDKMSQRDILTRLIAMQYDRNEMDFKRGVFRVRGDTIDIFPAEHNELAVRVELFDDVIESLQFFDPLTGKIRQKIPRFTVYPSSHYVTPRDTVLKAIETIKTELRTRLDEFVKDGKLVEAQRLEQRTRFDLEMLNELGFCKGIENYSRHLSGAAPGEAPPTLVDYLPNDALMFLDESHVLIGQLNAMYNGDKSRKHTLVEFGFRLPSAMDNRPLKFAEFETKMRQTIFVSATPADYENAHQGQVIEQVARPTGLVDPEIEVLPASTQVDDLLDQIHARVKVGERVLVTVLTKRMAEQLTDYLSDNGVKVRYVHSDIDTVERVEILRDLRLGVFDVLVGINLLREGLDIPEVSLVAILDADKEGFLRSERSLIQTIGRAARNVRGKAILYADKITDSMRRAMGETERRRAKQIAFNKQHGIEPKGVQKRIKDIIDGVYDVKEKRQEMQVEQERARYEDMGEKDLAAEIKRLEKQMNAEAKNLEFEKAASTRDRLTKVKEMAFGARSRDSV
- the hscB gene encoding Fe-S protein assembly co-chaperone HscB; this translates as MANPSASDDYFRFFGLNQQFKIDLPALDQAYLAIQKEVHPDRHARGSDVDQRLAMQMATLANTAFQTLKNPIQRGLYLCKLHGVDANLETNTAMPAAFLMKQMEWRESLDEQAEDLPALESLMTEVERSKEDALTEIAQAIDGAKNYERAAELLRGLLFIDKFAIELDDTIAALI
- a CDS encoding polyhydroxyalkanoate depolymerase, with the protein product MLYQLHEFQKALLQPVSSWARAASEAFINAANPASKVPGSDRLAASYELLYRLGKNYKKPEFGIRSVIAHGKEVAIHERTTLAKPFCNLVRFKRFSDDVEVIKKLKEDPVVLIVAPLSGHHSTLLRDTVRTLLQDHKVYITDWIDARLVPLEDGEFGLDDYVHYVQEFIRTIGAKDLHVISVCQPTVPTLGAISLMASAGEATPASMIMMGGPIDARKSPTAVNNLADQKSYEWFESHVIYSVPPTYPGAGRKVYPGFLQHTGFIAMNPQNHLQSHWDYFQNLVRGDEQDAEAHIRFYDEYNAVLDLDSKFYLDTIKTVFQDYALPNGTWKVAGELVKPQDIKKTALLTVEGELDDISGSGQTRSAHALCAGIPKENKDHYEVAGAGHYGIFSGRRWREKVYPKIKTFIREHQNTKKTATRTTKSA
- the fdx gene encoding ISC system 2Fe-2S type ferredoxin, producing MTQIVVLPHSEYCPEGAVVEVAPGTSICEALLENDIPIEHACDMVCACTTCHVIVKEGYQSLNPPDENEEDMLDRAWGLNPQSRLSCQAIVAKQDLVIEIPKYSINHAKENH
- a CDS encoding Fe-S cluster assembly transcription factor, with the protein product MRLTTKGRFAVTAMIDLALRETHGPVTLAGISQRQKISLSYLEQLFGKLRRFNIVESTRGPGGGYALARPSSEVSVADIIVAVDEPLDATQCGGKGNCHTDEENHGRCMTHDLWSNLNSKMVEYLSSVSLKDLVQQQEGRGIVIQDMRPKKIKVESAKADKPAPVLAAKKEIAPKTPLVNSVFNLARQS
- a CDS encoding IscS subfamily cysteine desulfurase encodes the protein MNAPQDLPQQPVPMFSPKHFPVYMDYSATTPIDPRVVDKMLPYLREQFGNAASRSHAYGWAAEEAVEWARSEVAQLVHADPREIVFTSGATESINLALKGAAHFYKDRGNHIITVKTEHKATLDTCRELEREGYEVTYLDVLPNGLIDFAQLEAAMKPGTILASVMYVNNEIGVVQDIPVIGDLCRSRGVIFHVDAAQATGKVEIDLEKIKVDLMSFSAHKTYGPKGIGALFVRRKPRIRIEAQIHGGGHERGMRSGTLAVHQIVGMGEAFRIARIDMAEENKRIRALRDRLLNGLKDIEEVYVNGDMDHRVPHNLNISFNYVEGESMLMALKDLAISSGSACTSASLEPSYVLRALGRNDELAHSSIRFTLGRFTTEEEVDFTIKLVKDKIAKLRELSPLWEMYKDGIDLSTIQWAAH
- the iscA gene encoding iron-sulfur cluster assembly protein IscA, producing the protein MAITLTEKAAKHVNRNLEKRGKGCGLRLGVRTTGCSGLAYQLEYVDEPAAEDQVFESNGVKVFVDPKSLAYLDGTELDFVREGLNEGFKFQNPNVKDECGCGESFRV